One genomic region from Syntrophales bacterium encodes:
- a CDS encoding XRE family transcriptional regulator: protein MATKKVVKKPEKSSFGRRMKDAREKMGISIEDLALETGYVHENLSAVEEGRSVPPVSLVLQLSRALKMNMDEPESNGKGNAPKRRTKGHKMRVDSYAYTVLSKPGTDKHLRGYLVNVDANTEHKGVEYHHEGEEFEYVLSGAVTVQVGENITKLSKGESIHFNSGLRHKLSNPNSEPAELLVIIYVP, encoded by the coding sequence ATGGCAACAAAAAAGGTAGTGAAAAAACCGGAGAAGTCATCCTTTGGGCGCCGCATGAAGGACGCCCGCGAAAAAATGGGGATCAGCATTGAGGATCTTGCCCTGGAGACGGGATATGTGCATGAGAATCTGAGCGCGGTTGAAGAGGGAAGAAGTGTGCCGCCCGTTTCGCTTGTCCTCCAGTTAAGCCGTGCGCTGAAAATGAACATGGATGAGCCGGAGTCCAATGGAAAGGGAAACGCCCCCAAAAGGCGCACCAAAGGTCACAAGATGCGGGTGGATTCCTATGCCTATACGGTGCTGAGCAAGCCGGGGACGGACAAACACCTGCGCGGCTATCTGGTGAACGTTGATGCCAACACCGAGCATAAAGGGGTGGAGTACCACCATGAAGGCGAGGAGTTTGAATATGTGCTGAGCGGGGCCGTGACCGTTCAGGTCGGAGAAAATATAACAAAGCTTTCCAAGGGGGAAAGCATCCACTTCAATTCCGGGTTGCGCCACAAACTGAGTAACCCGAATTCAGAGCCTGCCGAGCTTCTCGTTATCATTTACGTTCCCTGA
- a CDS encoding acyl-CoA dehydrogenase family protein: MAFELTQEQEMIRLMARDFAKKELEPFAGKWSQEKIFPEAAIKKMGELGLLGMMIPAEYDGAGAGAVSYCLALQEISYACASTGVTMSVTNLSSDPVFKYGSEEQKRRYLMPLASGKMIGAFAVTEPDAGSDPGSMTTRAEDRGDHYLVNGSKVFITNAGYAGVINLIARTGTDKSNRGLSAFIVTPDMPGFKIGRKEDKMGLCASNTVELLFDDCIVPKENLIGKEGLGFKIAMVALDSGRIGIASQSLGIARACLHEAIEYAKTRKQFGKSIGSFQAIQWMIADTAAEIEAAHWLTLAAAERKDRGIPFTREASIAKLFSSEMANRAAYRALQIHGGYGYMKEYKVERLYRDARVTAIYEGTSEVQRLVIAREVMAD; encoded by the coding sequence ATGGCTTTTGAACTGACCCAGGAACAAGAAATGATCCGGCTGATGGCGCGGGATTTCGCCAAAAAAGAGCTTGAGCCGTTTGCCGGAAAGTGGTCGCAGGAAAAGATCTTTCCGGAAGCGGCAATCAAAAAAATGGGTGAGTTGGGACTTTTGGGAATGATGATCCCCGCTGAATACGATGGCGCCGGCGCCGGGGCGGTCAGCTATTGCCTTGCCCTTCAGGAGATCTCCTATGCCTGCGCCTCAACGGGAGTCACCATGTCGGTGACAAACCTCTCGTCCGATCCCGTTTTTAAATATGGCAGCGAAGAGCAAAAGCGGCGCTACCTGATGCCGCTGGCAAGTGGAAAAATGATTGGGGCATTCGCCGTTACCGAGCCGGATGCCGGTTCAGACCCCGGTTCCATGACAACCCGCGCCGAGGACAGGGGGGATCACTACCTGGTAAACGGTTCCAAGGTATTTATAACAAATGCCGGTTATGCCGGGGTTATTAATCTTATCGCCCGGACCGGCACTGATAAATCGAACCGGGGGCTTTCGGCGTTCATCGTGACCCCGGATATGCCCGGTTTCAAAATCGGCCGCAAGGAAGACAAAATGGGGCTGTGTGCCTCCAATACCGTCGAGCTCCTTTTTGATGACTGTATTGTGCCAAAGGAGAATCTCATCGGCAAGGAGGGATTGGGATTTAAAATTGCGATGGTGGCCCTTGACAGCGGGCGCATTGGCATCGCCTCGCAATCCCTGGGGATAGCCCGAGCCTGTCTCCATGAGGCTATCGAATACGCAAAGACCAGAAAGCAATTTGGCAAAAGTATCGGTTCTTTTCAGGCAATTCAGTGGATGATTGCCGATACTGCCGCGGAAATCGAGGCGGCCCACTGGCTGACGCTGGCAGCGGCGGAAAGAAAGGATCGGGGAATTCCTTTTACACGGGAAGCGTCGATAGCGAAACTGTTCTCCTCTGAGATGGCCAACAGGGCGGCATACCGGGCCCTGCAAATCCACGGCGGGTATGGATACATGAAAGAGTACAAAGTAGAGAGGCTTTACCGCGACGCCAGGGTAACCGCCATTTATGAGGGGACTTCAGAGGTGCAGCGGCTTGTGATCGCCCGCGAGGTCATGGCGGACTAA
- a CDS encoding NAD(P)-binding domain-containing protein, whose translation MLIDPLDTSRIAIIGPGRLGTSFAYKFGRDGKRVAIYYKDVDFCRSINREHINPRHLTEDIARRLGGMDLVPRLAATVKATNDLDRIVDESDFIFLSVTMDRLPEILDQIEPILQRKTTNTCFISPIKGLSAVETVCQLITPSQLIANRFYRMSEKISIVSLGGPFFDMDVALGNPVCLTVAGPKQICATIRKEFLGANRRELTSLYNFDIVGAEACGALKNIVANLKGVTDCLALGDSIPGTIFSRSGVEIRALSKILGGSFQAFQSQAGVGDMYVTLASEASKNHRYGSYFYEMFNGNPVDTHLNVLKRIDGKPEGPNTILNVHKFLEKRNMYSPIFHCAYKIFNEERSREGIKEQIINATQFDRRTREYIGPVSRLLYRLFPNLWYRRHRGLLSKP comes from the coding sequence ATGCTGATTGATCCTTTAGATACGAGCAGGATTGCCATAATTGGACCGGGACGTCTCGGAACGTCCTTTGCGTACAAGTTTGGCAGAGACGGTAAGCGTGTTGCCATCTACTACAAGGATGTGGACTTCTGCCGGTCTATTAACCGGGAGCACATCAACCCGAGGCATCTCACCGAGGACATCGCCCGGCGTCTCGGCGGCATGGATCTGGTGCCCCGCCTCGCTGCGACTGTCAAGGCGACGAATGATCTCGACCGTATCGTAGATGAGAGCGACTTTATCTTTCTTTCCGTCACGATGGACCGTCTGCCCGAGATCCTCGATCAGATCGAACCGATTTTGCAGCGCAAGACAACCAATACATGCTTTATTTCGCCGATAAAGGGGCTTTCCGCCGTTGAAACGGTCTGCCAGCTTATAACCCCCTCGCAGCTTATCGCCAACCGTTTCTACCGAATGAGCGAAAAGATATCGATTGTTTCTTTGGGGGGGCCTTTTTTTGACATGGATGTCGCGCTGGGGAATCCAGTCTGTCTTACTGTGGCGGGGCCGAAGCAGATCTGCGCCACCATCCGCAAGGAGTTTCTCGGCGCCAATCGCCGGGAGCTGACCTCTCTGTATAATTTTGACATAGTCGGGGCGGAGGCCTGCGGGGCGCTCAAAAATATCGTGGCAAATTTAAAAGGGGTTACCGATTGCCTTGCGCTGGGCGATTCGATCCCGGGGACCATTTTCTCCCGTTCCGGAGTGGAGATTCGCGCTTTGTCAAAGATTCTGGGGGGTAGCTTTCAGGCCTTTCAAAGCCAGGCCGGCGTCGGCGACATGTATGTAACCCTTGCGTCCGAAGCGAGCAAAAATCATCGTTACGGAAGCTATTTCTACGAGATGTTCAACGGCAATCCGGTTGATACCCACTTAAACGTACTAAAAAGGATAGACGGCAAACCGGAAGGCCCCAATACTATCTTGAACGTTCACAAGTTTCTGGAAAAGCGCAATATGTACAGCCCGATTTTTCACTGCGCGTATAAGATTTTCAACGAGGAGCGCAGCCGGGAGGGGATAAAGGAGCAGATCATTAATGCCACTCAGTTTGACCGCCGGACCAGAGAGTACATCGGTCCTGTTTCCCGATTGCTTTATCGCCTTTTCCCGAATCTCTGGTACCGGCGGCACCGGGGGTTACTTTCCAAACCGTAA
- a CDS encoding TrpB-like pyridoxal phosphate-dependent enzyme — protein MQTKVVLEDYEIPKQWYNIQADLPKPMSPPLHPGTGKPVTADDLAPIFPMNLIEQEVSQERWIDIPGEVLDKYLLWRPSPLYRARNFEKLLDAPVKIYYKNEGVSPAGSHKPNTAIPQAYYNKAFGIKRLSTETGAGQWGSALAMACQMFGLECRVFMVKVSYEQKPYRRLMMNTWGANCFASPSNLTEAGRQVLAEHPDSPGSLGIAISEAVEDAVSHENSRYALGSVLNHVMLHQSIIGLEAQKQFEKIGEYPDVVIGCAGGGSNFAGISFPFVRDKIHGKQLRILAAEPALCPTMTRGPFAYDFGDLAKKTPLLPMHTLGHDYVPAPIHAGGLRYHGMAPLVSHLLNLGLIEAQAYNQLDTFDAGIKWARTEGFIPAPETTHAIAAVVAEARRAKEEGKERTILFNWSGHGLVDLAAYDAYLNGKLEAYEFSDDEMKRALKAIEGLPKP, from the coding sequence ATGCAGACTAAAGTCGTTCTTGAGGATTACGAAATCCCAAAACAATGGTACAACATCCAGGCGGATTTGCCGAAGCCGATGAGTCCGCCCCTCCACCCGGGGACTGGAAAGCCGGTTACTGCCGATGATCTTGCGCCGATTTTTCCAATGAACCTGATCGAGCAGGAGGTCAGTCAGGAGCGCTGGATCGACATCCCCGGCGAGGTGCTCGACAAGTACCTGCTTTGGAGACCGAGTCCACTTTACCGGGCGCGCAATTTCGAGAAACTCCTCGATGCCCCGGTCAAAATCTACTACAAAAACGAGGGAGTCAGCCCCGCCGGATCCCACAAACCTAACACGGCGATACCTCAGGCATATTACAACAAGGCCTTCGGGATTAAGCGCCTTTCGACGGAAACAGGCGCCGGGCAGTGGGGAAGCGCCCTTGCCATGGCCTGCCAGATGTTTGGTCTGGAATGCCGGGTATTTATGGTCAAAGTCAGTTACGAGCAGAAACCTTACCGGCGCTTGATGATGAATACCTGGGGGGCGAACTGTTTCGCGAGTCCAAGCAACCTCACCGAGGCCGGACGGCAGGTTCTCGCCGAACATCCCGATTCCCCTGGGAGTCTCGGGATCGCGATCAGCGAAGCTGTCGAAGACGCGGTTTCTCATGAGAACTCCCGTTACGCTTTGGGAAGCGTCCTGAATCACGTCATGTTGCATCAGTCAATCATCGGTCTTGAGGCGCAAAAACAGTTTGAGAAGATCGGCGAGTATCCCGATGTCGTCATCGGCTGTGCGGGTGGCGGCAGCAATTTTGCGGGCATTTCCTTTCCCTTTGTTCGTGATAAAATCCACGGAAAGCAGTTGCGGATACTCGCCGCGGAGCCTGCCCTCTGCCCGACGATGACGCGGGGGCCGTTTGCCTACGATTTTGGCGATCTCGCCAAGAAAACGCCGCTTTTGCCGATGCACACCCTGGGCCACGATTACGTGCCTGCCCCCATTCATGCCGGCGGGCTCCGCTATCACGGAATGGCCCCCCTTGTCAGCCACCTTCTGAATTTAGGGCTTATTGAGGCGCAGGCATACAACCAGCTCGACACCTTCGATGCCGGCATTAAATGGGCGAGAACGGAAGGGTTTATCCCGGCGCCGGAGACGACCCACGCCATCGCCGCCGTTGTCGCGGAGGCCCGGCGGGCGAAGGAAGAGGGAAAAGAGCGAACGATTCTCTTCAACTGGAGTGGTCACGGGCTGGTCGATCTGGCGGCCTATGACGCCTATCTCAATGGCAAACTGGAAGCATACGAGTTTTCCGACGATGAGATGAAAAGGGCGCTCAAGGCGATCGAAGGCCTTCCCAAGCCTTAG
- a CDS encoding replication-associated recombination protein A, whose product MKKELFDKKNLGTDNRPLADRMRPRSLDEYLGQGHLLAGDTLLKRAIAEDHLFSIIFWGPPGSGKTTLARILAKETKSHFISFSAVLSGVKEIRSVVEEASGLLRLSSRRTILFVDEIHRFNKAQQDAFLPHVESGLITLIGATTENPSFEVISALLSRMRVLTLKPFTVTELSGIVRNALTDAERGLGALKLEIEPDALLQIADYADGDARTALNNLEAAASLVDKGLESNGLITRAVVERAIQKKALLYDKDGEEHYNLISALHKSLRGSDPDAAVYWLRRMLMAGEDPLYLVRRMIRFASEDIGNADPRALSVAIDAMQAYHFLGSPEGELALFQAAVYLATATKSNALYECYGRTGHAIEKTGALPVPLHIRNAPTGLMKELGYGKGYLYAHDFSDAFVAQEYLPDELRGEKGRFYKPTDRGYEKIIRERIEQWRLMKNSDAARRTKR is encoded by the coding sequence TTGAAAAAGGAGCTGTTCGATAAAAAAAACCTGGGAACAGACAACCGACCGCTGGCTGACCGGATGCGCCCGCGGAGTCTTGATGAATACCTTGGCCAGGGGCATCTCCTCGCTGGCGATACCCTTTTGAAAAGGGCCATTGCGGAGGATCACCTTTTTTCGATAATATTTTGGGGGCCGCCCGGTTCAGGAAAGACAACCTTGGCCCGAATATTGGCCAAAGAGACCAAATCCCATTTCATCAGTTTTTCCGCTGTGCTCTCCGGAGTAAAGGAAATACGCTCTGTCGTTGAGGAGGCATCCGGGCTGCTGCGGTTAAGCAGTCGCCGGACGATTCTCTTTGTGGACGAGATTCACCGCTTCAACAAGGCCCAGCAGGACGCCTTTTTGCCCCATGTCGAAAGCGGCCTGATAACCCTGATCGGCGCGACAACTGAGAACCCCTCGTTTGAGGTTATCTCGGCGCTGTTGTCCCGGATGCGGGTTCTTACTCTCAAGCCGTTTACCGTTACTGAACTTTCCGGGATAGTCAGGAACGCCCTGACTGATGCCGAGCGCGGGTTGGGCGCCCTCAAGCTTGAGATCGAGCCGGACGCCCTCTTGCAAATTGCCGATTATGCGGATGGCGACGCCCGAACTGCGCTGAACAATCTCGAAGCGGCAGCCTCGCTTGTGGACAAAGGCTTGGAAAGTAACGGCCTGATCACCCGCGCAGTTGTCGAGCGGGCGATTCAAAAAAAGGCGCTCCTGTATGATAAAGATGGCGAAGAACACTACAATTTGATCTCGGCGCTGCACAAAAGCCTCCGGGGAAGCGACCCAGACGCGGCCGTTTACTGGCTGCGACGGATGCTCATGGCGGGCGAGGATCCCCTTTATCTCGTCAGACGGATGATCCGCTTTGCCTCAGAGGATATCGGGAATGCCGATCCCCGGGCGCTGAGCGTGGCAATAGATGCGATGCAGGCGTACCATTTTCTTGGTTCGCCGGAGGGGGAACTGGCGCTTTTCCAGGCGGCCGTTTATCTTGCCACGGCAACGAAGAGCAACGCGCTTTATGAGTGCTACGGCAGAACTGGACATGCCATAGAGAAAACCGGCGCGCTTCCTGTGCCGCTGCATATCCGTAACGCCCCAACTGGTTTGATGAAGGAGCTGGGCTATGGGAAGGGATATCTCTACGCCCATGATTTTTCGGATGCATTTGTTGCCCAGGAATATCTGCCCGACGAACTCCGCGGCGAAAAGGGGCGCTTCTATAAGCCGACAGACCGGGGTTATGAGAAGATCATCCGGGAACGAATTGAACAATGGCGGCTGATGAAGAATTCCGACGCCGCAAGACGAACGAAAAGGTAA
- a CDS encoding ATP-binding protein codes for MNFEENTTRLRGAHRFKLRFIQPFAVILVSAIFIILILTMGLIDMRRSERMLSGFIEDQGRRVIGVVEKLTEENLKNMIAASQKTPGSVTISLKEPIFSPDTLLTEKIIAMGREIDNHWKKEHISGSYISEFARKKNIWLVAVLNAAGNVIFQSRPVAENLRADVQEKKNIKQSAAKLIKGLNTLNRQKKIGFIAMSRRDESGTIILALDRESMRYWGMRVSVERAIEKLGKGQGLLYLDISDDKGHDLGSIGYMPGEVGLDDSLRSGILSGSRRFESRKTSRGENSVQEITAPFYLGKEILGVIILGLDRGNTDKILMENRRNVYLFLVFVIAITLLSLWLLYHNQNRHLGRVVEMTRQLEKAERLSSLGMLAAGVAHEIRNPLNAISMASQRLKREFPPSELGKKEEFDTITTVIRDEIRRLNGIIEEFLTFSKSRRLELRESAVQDVLRKIVNLVSAEASAKGVSIRTDWPEEPIVIPMDMDKLQQALLNFVKNAVESISGAGDVTLAILNEEKGLVNIIITDTGCGLTPEEVERIFNPEYTTKEKGLGLGLSLAHEIIRGHGGEIRVKSQKGEGTVFEIFMPTERLNEKAAAK; via the coding sequence ATGAATTTTGAAGAAAATACTACCCGTCTGCGGGGAGCTCACCGGTTCAAGCTTAGGTTTATTCAACCTTTCGCTGTCATCCTGGTCAGCGCCATTTTCATTATTCTTATCTTGACCATGGGCTTGATCGATATGCGGCGCAGTGAACGAATGCTGAGCGGCTTTATCGAAGATCAGGGCCGGCGGGTAATTGGGGTAGTGGAAAAGCTGACCGAGGAAAATCTGAAGAACATGATTGCGGCCTCTCAGAAAACTCCGGGAAGCGTCACCATCTCCCTGAAAGAGCCGATTTTTTCTCCCGATACGCTGCTGACCGAAAAGATCATCGCGATGGGCAGGGAAATAGACAATCACTGGAAAAAGGAGCATATCAGCGGTTCATACATAAGTGAATTCGCACGGAAAAAGAACATCTGGCTGGTAGCCGTCCTTAATGCCGCGGGTAATGTTATATTCCAGAGCCGGCCGGTCGCCGAAAACCTGCGTGCCGACGTTCAGGAGAAAAAAAACATAAAACAAAGCGCGGCGAAGCTTATCAAGGGGTTAAACACCCTGAACCGGCAAAAGAAAATCGGCTTTATTGCCATGAGCCGCAGGGATGAAAGCGGAACCATTATTCTTGCCCTCGACCGGGAGAGTATGCGTTATTGGGGAATGAGGGTTTCCGTGGAACGGGCGATAGAGAAACTGGGGAAAGGTCAGGGGCTCCTTTACCTCGACATAAGCGACGACAAGGGACATGATCTCGGCAGTATCGGGTACATGCCGGGAGAGGTAGGGCTGGATGATTCGCTGAGAAGCGGCATTCTTTCCGGCTCCAGGAGGTTCGAAAGCAGGAAGACAAGCCGTGGAGAAAACAGCGTTCAGGAAATAACAGCCCCTTTTTACCTCGGGAAAGAGATTTTGGGTGTTATTATTCTGGGCCTCGACCGGGGGAACACCGACAAAATATTGATGGAAAACAGGAGGAACGTCTATCTGTTTCTTGTTTTTGTGATTGCGATTACCCTGCTTTCTCTGTGGCTTCTTTACCATAATCAGAACCGGCACTTGGGGCGGGTAGTGGAGATGACCAGACAACTGGAAAAGGCTGAAAGGCTCTCCTCTCTGGGGATGCTTGCCGCCGGCGTTGCCCACGAGATTCGCAATCCGCTCAACGCGATCAGCATGGCCAGTCAACGTCTGAAGAGGGAATTCCCTCCTTCTGAACTGGGGAAGAAAGAAGAATTTGATACGATAACAACGGTCATCCGTGACGAGATCAGACGTCTGAACGGAATCATTGAGGAGTTTCTGACCTTTTCCAAAAGCCGGCGCCTGGAGCTGCGGGAAAGTGCCGTCCAGGATGTTTTACGGAAGATTGTGAATTTAGTTTCCGCAGAGGCCTCCGCGAAGGGCGTCAGTATCAGGACCGATTGGCCCGAAGAGCCGATCGTGATCCCGATGGATATGGACAAGCTCCAGCAGGCCCTGCTGAATTTTGTCAAGAACGCCGTGGAGTCGATCAGCGGCGCCGGAGACGTGACCCTTGCCATCCTCAATGAGGAAAAAGGTCTGGTTAATATCATAATCACCGATACGGGATGCGGATTGACACCGGAAGAGGTGGAGCGGATTTTCAATCCGGAATACACGACAAAGGAAAAGGGCCTTGGACTTGGTCTTTCGCTGGCCCACGAAATAATCCGCGGACATGGGGGAGAGATACGGGTGAAAAGCCAAAAGGGCGAGGGGACGGTGTTCGAGATATTTATGCCGACAGAAAGGCTCAATGAAAAGGCGGCTGCAAAATAA
- a CDS encoding sigma-54 dependent transcriptional regulator → MKKLNILVVDDGRSQREMLRDFLKKEGHSVGEAENGPLAIQQVRDGHFDLLLLDYKMPGMDGMEVLQAIKKINPEIDVVIITAFGTIETAVEAMKAGALDYITKPVEFEELLLLVERVSERRTLIRENEILREHLGQKGVSTDKIVFRNEKMGALINMAGRVAASRATILLQGESGTGKELFARLIHNLSPRSEGRIIAVNCGALNENLLESELFGHEKGAFTGAAARRIGRFEEADGGTLFLDEIGELSPQVQVKLLRFLQEREFQRLGGNQTLHADVRVISATNRDLEKMAKGGGFREDLFYRLNVVTMQLPPLRERKEDIPPLIDHFLVRYAKENSREIEGTSSEALDMLLKYDYPGNVRELENIIERAVVIAREDVISVADLPFGEGIEETDGGKKTEDGALRQSVEELERKLIAEAMEKTGDHQSRAAALLGISERMLRYKLKKYGLKAGQ, encoded by the coding sequence ATGAAAAAACTAAATATACTGGTTGTTGATGACGGTCGTTCTCAGCGAGAGATGTTGAGGGATTTCCTGAAAAAGGAGGGGCACTCGGTCGGCGAAGCGGAAAACGGGCCACTGGCCATTCAGCAGGTCAGAGATGGACACTTCGATCTGCTGCTGCTCGATTATAAAATGCCCGGCATGGACGGGATGGAGGTTTTGCAGGCGATTAAAAAGATAAATCCCGAGATCGATGTCGTGATCATAACCGCGTTCGGGACGATCGAGACGGCCGTGGAGGCGATGAAGGCGGGCGCCTTGGATTATATAACGAAACCTGTTGAATTCGAAGAACTTCTTCTTTTGGTGGAGCGCGTCTCGGAACGGAGGACGCTGATCAGGGAAAATGAAATTCTCCGCGAACACCTAGGTCAGAAAGGCGTTTCCACGGATAAAATAGTCTTCCGCAACGAGAAGATGGGCGCCCTGATCAATATGGCAGGAAGGGTTGCAGCAAGTCGGGCGACGATCCTGCTGCAGGGGGAAAGCGGGACGGGCAAGGAGCTTTTTGCCCGCCTGATCCACAATTTGAGTCCGCGGTCGGAAGGAAGAATTATTGCCGTTAATTGCGGCGCCTTGAACGAGAATCTGTTAGAGAGCGAGCTTTTCGGCCACGAAAAGGGGGCGTTTACCGGCGCTGCCGCGCGTCGGATCGGCCGGTTCGAGGAGGCGGACGGGGGAACGCTTTTTCTCGATGAAATCGGCGAGCTTTCGCCGCAGGTTCAGGTGAAGCTGCTGCGGTTTTTGCAGGAGCGGGAGTTTCAGCGTCTCGGCGGCAATCAGACCCTTCATGCCGATGTCCGGGTGATAAGCGCGACAAACCGCGATCTGGAAAAGATGGCGAAGGGAGGAGGGTTTCGCGAAGATCTCTTCTACCGGCTCAATGTCGTTACAATGCAGTTGCCGCCGCTTAGGGAACGTAAGGAGGACATCCCGCCGCTCATTGACCATTTTCTTGTTCGCTATGCCAAGGAAAACTCCAGGGAAATTGAGGGGACAAGCAGCGAGGCGCTGGACATGCTGCTCAAATACGACTATCCCGGAAACGTCCGGGAACTGGAAAACATCATAGAAAGAGCGGTCGTTATTGCCCGGGAAGATGTTATCTCCGTTGCCGATCTTCCTTTTGGCGAGGGAATCGAAGAAACGGACGGGGGAAAAAAGACGGAGGATGGGGCTCTGCGTCAATCGGTTGAGGAGCTGGAAAGAAAGTTGATTGCCGAGGCGATGGAAAAAACCGGCGATCATCAAAGCCGCGCGGCCGCGCTTTTGGGCATCAGCGAAAGGATGCTCCGCTATAAGCTAAAAAAATACGGTCTGAAGGCGGGGCAGTGA
- a CDS encoding biotin-dependent carboxyltransferase family protein — translation MDLFIVKNPGALTTIQDLGRFGFLDRGVPPSGALDSFACRIANLLVGNQENMGVLEITVMGPLFEAMAAADIAIAGAEMGMTINKSPAPAWRSIRIKKGDVIRIPRAEKGCRAYLAVNGGFAAPVVMGSRSTFVRAGFGGFQGRALVKGDILKKGKAALLERPRLLPPEFIPEYPKEIVLGAIPGPQADSFKRALNLFFTASFEATAQSDRMGYRLRGPLIEHDPDAPKSIITEPVVPGNIQIPADGQPIILLVEQTTGGYSKIVTVTTADIKKVAQALPGSIVRFAQTSIEEAHRLYREEENRLEKIRALFR, via the coding sequence ATGGATCTTTTTATCGTCAAAAACCCAGGAGCGCTCACGACCATCCAGGATCTCGGCCGTTTCGGCTTTCTCGACAGAGGAGTCCCCCCTTCCGGAGCGCTTGACTCCTTTGCCTGTCGCATCGCCAATCTGCTTGTCGGAAATCAGGAAAACATGGGCGTTCTGGAAATAACGGTCATGGGACCCCTTTTTGAGGCGATGGCGGCGGCCGATATCGCGATCGCCGGCGCGGAAATGGGAATGACAATCAACAAAAGTCCAGCCCCGGCGTGGCGTTCCATACGGATAAAAAAAGGGGATGTCATCAGGATTCCCCGAGCGGAAAAGGGATGCCGGGCCTATCTTGCGGTGAACGGCGGGTTTGCTGCGCCGGTTGTCATGGGAAGCCGCTCCACTTTCGTCCGGGCCGGCTTCGGCGGCTTCCAGGGACGGGCGCTGGTGAAGGGGGATATATTGAAAAAGGGCAAAGCCGCCCTGCTGGAGCGGCCGCGCCTCCTCCCCCCTGAATTTATTCCGGAATATCCAAAAGAGATTGTATTGGGGGCAATCCCGGGACCGCAGGCGGACTCCTTTAAGCGCGCGCTCAACCTATTTTTTACAGCAAGCTTTGAGGCAACGGCGCAAAGCGACCGAATGGGATACAGACTTAGGGGACCTCTGATCGAGCATGACCCGGATGCGCCCAAAAGCATTATAACCGAGCCTGTTGTGCCGGGAAACATTCAGATTCCTGCCGATGGCCAACCTATCATTCTACTGGTGGAACAGACAACCGGGGGCTACTCTAAAATCGTCACCGTCACCACAGCAGATATCAAGAAAGTGGCCCAAGCCCTGCCCGGCAGCATCGTAAGATTCGCACAGACCTCCATCGAGGAGGCACATCGCCTCTACCGGGAGGAGGAAAACCGTTTAGAAAAAATACGCGCACTCTTCCGTTGA
- the pxpB gene encoding 5-oxoprolinase subunit PxpB: MPHLFDEPHFRLSGDRALLVDYGEGIDLSVNEKVLAISSLVRQNPPRGVQAVVPAYRSFAILYDPLLTEPDTLKREISSIENYHNNALRPEMQIVSIPVCYGDEWGPDIDIVSSHTGLKTEEIIHIHSSREYPVYMIGFTPGFCYLGGMDERLKTPRRETPRVSIPAGSVGIAEMQTGMYPIESPGGWQIIGKTPLRLFAPERENPFLYKAGDRIRFEPISMNEFKRLYEKERS, encoded by the coding sequence ATGCCTCATCTTTTTGACGAACCGCATTTCAGACTGAGCGGGGACCGGGCGCTGCTGGTTGATTACGGCGAGGGCATCGATCTTTCCGTAAACGAAAAAGTACTCGCAATCTCTTCGCTGGTTCGCCAGAATCCTCCCAGGGGGGTACAAGCCGTTGTGCCTGCTTACCGCTCCTTTGCTATTCTTTACGATCCCCTCCTGACAGAACCGGACACATTGAAAAGGGAAATAAGCAGCATCGAAAATTACCACAACAACGCGCTCCGGCCGGAAATGCAGATTGTTTCCATTCCCGTCTGCTATGGCGATGAATGGGGACCAGACATCGACATCGTATCATCGCATACGGGGCTCAAAACCGAAGAAATCATCCATATCCACTCCTCCCGCGAATATCCCGTTTACATGATCGGCTTCACACCGGGGTTCTGTTATCTCGGAGGGATGGACGAAAGGCTGAAAACTCCCCGCCGGGAAACGCCGCGCGTCAGTATTCCCGCCGGCTCCGTGGGAATAGCGGAGATGCAGACCGGCATGTATCCCATCGAAAGTCCCGGTGGATGGCAGATAATCGGCAAAACGCCGCTAAGGCTGTTCGCCCCGGAGAGAGAAAACCCTTTTCTTTACAAGGCGGGCGACCGCATCCGCTTCGAACCCATATCTATGAATGAATTCAAACGATTATATGAAAAGGAACGCTCCTGA